One part of the Dyadobacter sp. 676 genome encodes these proteins:
- a CDS encoding magnesium chelatase — protein sequence MTYSKLTSTELLGIRTLGELKKAGYQSRSIKQELRDNLIEKIRNKENVFPGIWGYEETVIPDVERAILSMHNINFLGLRGQAKTRIARMMVGLLDEYIPYIKNSELHDDPLAPLSRYAKDVLAELGDNAEIAWLHRDERYTEKLATPDVSVADLIGDVDPIKAATLKLPYSDERVIHFGLIPRSHRGVFVINELPDLQARIQVALFNILQEGDIQIRGFKLRLPLDIQFVFTANPEDYTNRGSIVTPLKDRIESQIVTHYPKTIETGKRITEQEAIVKPEQQSLVRVNELVKTLIEQIAFEARESEYVDAKSGVSARLTISAYESLLSTAERRALINGESSTYVRISDLYGVVSAICGKVELVYEGEVEGPVIVAQNLIGKAIRTQFLNFFPDPEKSKKSKINPYAKVVEWFGAGNEMEMPADMTDREYTARLRTIDGLDDFVDMLSAYGDAEEKLFMMEFALHGMAEFSLVGKQALDQGMKFQDLVSSMFSGPGDEDYDFDEDDDDRKPF from the coding sequence ATGACTTACTCAAAGCTTACAAGCACAGAACTACTGGGAATCCGAACGCTCGGAGAACTAAAAAAAGCAGGTTATCAGTCGCGTTCGATCAAGCAAGAGCTGAGAGATAACCTGATTGAAAAGATCAGGAATAAAGAGAATGTCTTCCCGGGAATCTGGGGTTACGAGGAAACGGTTATTCCCGACGTGGAAAGGGCTATTCTTTCCATGCATAACATTAACTTCCTGGGCCTTCGCGGGCAGGCGAAGACGCGTATCGCACGCATGATGGTCGGTCTGCTCGACGAATACATTCCTTACATTAAAAATTCGGAATTGCACGACGATCCCCTGGCGCCGCTTTCGCGCTATGCCAAGGACGTGCTGGCCGAGCTGGGCGACAATGCGGAGATAGCATGGCTGCACCGCGATGAGCGTTATACCGAAAAGCTGGCGACGCCTGATGTTTCGGTAGCGGATTTGATCGGCGACGTAGATCCGATCAAAGCGGCAACCTTAAAACTGCCCTATTCCGACGAGCGTGTGATCCATTTCGGGCTCATTCCGCGCTCGCACCGCGGCGTTTTCGTGATCAACGAACTGCCCGATTTACAGGCGCGCATCCAGGTAGCGTTGTTCAATATCTTGCAGGAAGGCGATATTCAGATCCGCGGGTTCAAACTGCGCTTACCACTTGATATCCAATTCGTGTTTACGGCTAATCCCGAGGATTATACCAACCGGGGAAGCATCGTAACGCCGCTGAAAGACCGGATCGAAAGCCAGATCGTAACGCATTACCCCAAAACGATCGAAACCGGCAAGCGCATTACCGAACAGGAAGCGATTGTGAAACCGGAACAGCAGAGCCTGGTCCGCGTAAATGAGCTGGTAAAAACATTGATCGAGCAGATTGCATTCGAGGCGCGGGAAAGCGAGTATGTAGACGCCAAAAGTGGCGTTTCGGCACGTTTGACGATTTCGGCCTATGAAAGCCTTTTAAGTACCGCCGAAAGAAGAGCGCTGATCAATGGAGAAAGTTCGACTTACGTACGGATTTCGGACCTGTATGGCGTCGTTTCGGCGATTTGCGGGAAAGTGGAGTTGGTTTACGAAGGCGAAGTGGAGGGCCCGGTAATCGTGGCGCAGAACCTGATCGGCAAAGCGATCCGCACGCAATTCCTGAACTTCTTCCCGGATCCTGAAAAAAGCAAAAAAAGCAAGATCAATCCTTACGCGAAAGTGGTGGAATGGTTTGGTGCAGGCAATGAAATGGAGATGCCTGCCGACATGACCGACCGTGAATACACCGCACGCCTGAGGACCATAGACGGCCTGGACGATTTCGTAGACATGCTTTCTGCTTACGGCGATGCCGAGGAAAAGCTCTTCATGATGGAATTCGCGTTGCACGGCATGGCCGAATTCTCACTTGTAGGCAAGCAGGCGCTCGATCAGGGGATGAAATTTCAGGATCTCGTCAGCAGCATGTTTTCCGGCCCTGGCGACGAAGACTATGATTTCGACGAGGACGACGATGATCGTAAGCCATTTTAG
- the recA gene encoding recombinase RecA has product MAQPTTDKDNKLKALQTTLEKLDKTYGKGTVMRLSDTKVLDIPVISTGSLGLDLALGVGGVPRGRIVEIYGPESSGKTTLSMHCIAEAQKKGGLAAFIDAEHAFDRTYAEKLGIDTSNLLISQPDSGEQALEIAEHLISSGAVDIIVIDSVAALVPRAELEGEMGDSKMGLQARLMSQALRKLTGVINKTGCCCIFINQLREKIGVMFGNPETTTGGNALKYYASVRLDIRRVGQIKESADAILGNRTRVKVVKNKVAPPFKVVEFDIMYGEGVSKVGEVIDLAVELDIVKKSGSWFSYEGNRLGQGRDAVKALLKDNPELLEELEGKIRGKVNNDPDSLIDTSEPNVADDGSPE; this is encoded by the coding sequence ATGGCACAACCAACAACCGATAAAGACAACAAACTAAAAGCGTTGCAGACCACGCTCGAAAAGCTCGACAAGACTTACGGCAAAGGTACTGTGATGCGTCTGAGCGACACCAAAGTATTGGACATTCCGGTAATTTCGACCGGTTCACTGGGTCTTGACCTCGCGCTGGGCGTAGGCGGTGTTCCCCGGGGCCGGATCGTGGAGATTTACGGACCCGAATCGTCGGGTAAAACCACGTTATCGATGCACTGCATCGCCGAGGCGCAAAAGAAGGGCGGTCTCGCGGCGTTCATCGATGCAGAACATGCTTTTGACAGAACTTACGCGGAGAAGCTCGGAATCGACACCAGCAACCTCCTTATTTCACAGCCCGACAGCGGCGAGCAGGCACTCGAAATCGCCGAGCACCTGATCAGCTCCGGCGCGGTTGACATCATCGTGATCGACTCCGTGGCGGCATTGGTACCACGCGCAGAACTGGAGGGCGAAATGGGCGACAGCAAAATGGGTTTACAGGCACGTTTGATGTCGCAGGCATTGCGTAAACTGACGGGTGTGATCAATAAAACAGGCTGCTGCTGCATCTTCATCAACCAGCTCCGCGAAAAGATCGGGGTGATGTTCGGTAACCCCGAGACTACGACGGGCGGTAATGCATTGAAATACTATGCATCGGTACGCCTGGATATTCGCCGCGTAGGCCAGATCAAGGAAAGCGCCGACGCTATCCTGGGTAACCGCACCCGTGTAAAAGTGGTTAAAAATAAAGTGGCCCCGCCGTTCAAAGTGGTGGAATTCGATATCATGTATGGGGAAGGGGTTTCCAAAGTAGGAGAGGTGATCGACCTGGCAGTGGAGCTGGATATCGTGAAGAAATCGGGTTCCTGGTTCAGTTATGAAGGGAACCGCCTCGGGCAAGGCCGTGACGCTGTGAAAGCGCTTTTGAAAGATAATCCGGAATTGCTGGAAGAACTCGAAGGCAAAATCCGTGGAAAAGTGAATAACGACCCCGATTCGCTGATCGATACCAGCGAGCCAAACGTTGCAGACGACGGTTCTCCGGAGTAA